The proteins below come from a single bacterium genomic window:
- a CDS encoding NADH-quinone oxidoreductase subunit N has translation MDLDYHALAPELVVAATILVVLGLDVALPRPRKYWTAFAGVLGLALAAVPLLTLAFGDGPETRSMLGGLYVVDGFALVLKAVFIVGGYLVLLMSVSYIESDRYYQGEYYLLMLTSILGSLVMASSRDLITLFVGLELVTGPLFLLAGWRKGDAKSNEASLKFFILGVLSTAILLYGMSFLYGLTGSVTYEGIREAGADLLDSGAFRLAVLFTLVGFGFKVTAVPFHFWAPDTYEGAPMPVTAYLSVGSKAAGFVGLLLLCYKALPSVTEIWGPALWVLAALSMTLGNLTALRQDNVVRMLAYSSIAQGGFILVPFAAAAVSNDPAVIQEAASATIVYVIIYAFMNLGAFGVVIAGARRTGSTMIDDWAGMWRYAPRLAVLGAMFFFSLAGIPPLAGWYAKFAMFLAILRPGNAWATTLAVIAAVNAVIALVYYARIAKTMWMDHVPEGATHTATAANPLSGSLALALGISAIFVVVAGILPFEFAGVFADLAKVVTTGI, from the coding sequence ATGGACCTCGACTACCACGCGCTCGCGCCTGAGCTGGTCGTAGCCGCCACCATCCTGGTGGTGCTGGGGCTGGATGTGGCGCTGCCGCGTCCCCGCAAGTACTGGACCGCCTTCGCCGGGGTACTGGGCCTGGCGCTGGCGGCGGTGCCGCTCCTGACGCTGGCATTCGGCGACGGTCCCGAGACCAGGTCGATGCTGGGGGGGCTCTACGTGGTGGACGGGTTCGCCCTGGTCCTCAAGGCGGTGTTCATCGTGGGCGGCTACCTGGTGCTGCTGATGTCGGTGTCCTACATCGAGAGCGACCGCTACTACCAGGGCGAGTACTACCTGCTGATGCTCACCTCGATCCTGGGCTCGCTGGTGATGGCGTCGTCCCGGGACCTGATCACCCTGTTCGTGGGCCTCGAGCTGGTCACCGGGCCCCTGTTCCTGCTGGCCGGATGGCGCAAGGGCGACGCCAAGTCCAACGAGGCGTCATTGAAGTTCTTCATTCTCGGCGTGCTGTCCACCGCCATCCTGCTGTACGGCATGTCGTTCCTCTACGGGCTGACCGGCTCGGTCACCTACGAGGGCATCCGGGAGGCCGGGGCCGACCTGCTCGACAGCGGGGCCTTCCGGCTGGCGGTGCTCTTCACCCTGGTGGGCTTCGGCTTCAAGGTGACGGCGGTGCCCTTCCATTTCTGGGCGCCGGACACCTACGAGGGCGCCCCCATGCCCGTCACCGCCTACCTGTCCGTCGGATCGAAGGCGGCCGGCTTCGTCGGGCTGTTGCTGCTCTGCTACAAGGCGCTGCCGTCGGTGACCGAGATTTGGGGTCCGGCGCTGTGGGTGCTGGCGGCGCTGTCGATGACGCTGGGCAACCTGACCGCGCTGCGCCAGGACAACGTGGTGCGCATGCTGGCCTACTCCTCGATCGCCCAGGGGGGCTTCATCCTGGTGCCGTTCGCGGCCGCGGCGGTGAGCAACGATCCGGCGGTGATCCAGGAGGCGGCGTCGGCGACCATCGTCTACGTGATCATCTACGCCTTCATGAACCTGGGCGCCTTCGGGGTGGTGATAGCAGGCGCCCGCCGGACCGGCAGCACCATGATCGACGACTGGGCCGGGATGTGGCGCTACGCCCCCCGCCTCGCCGTGCTGGGCGCCATGTTCTTCTTCTCGCTGGCCGGCATCCCGCCCCTGGCCGGCTGGTACGCCAAGTTCGCCATGTTCCTCGCCATCCTGCGCCCCGGCAACGCCTGGGCGACCACCCTGGCGGTGATCGCGGCGGTCAACGCGGTGATCGCGCTGGTCTACTACGCCCGGATCGCCAAGACCATGTGGATGGATCACGTGCCCGAAGGCGCCACCCACACGGCCACGGCCGCCAACCCGCTGAGCGGCTCACTTGCCCTCGCCCTGGGCATCTCGGCGATCTTCGTGGTGGTGGCCGGCATCCTCCCGTTCGAGTTCGCCGGAGTCTTCGCCGACCTGGCCAAGGTGGTGACCACCGGCATTTGA
- the brxL gene encoding protease Lon-related BREX system protein BrxL, with product MQLDQLDKLANETFAGRVVRKDLVRQVKVGANVPVYVLEFLLGKYCASDDPFAIETGLMVVNQTLKDNFIRPDESELAKARVKQKGQYRLIDKVDVRLLASEDKFWAHLQNFNDKFVHIPENLVYQYDRLLQGGAWCQLDLVYNALDEEVQKRPFYIRGLKPIQVAAFDADQFIEGRRRFSRAAWLDLVMRTIGLEPREYDQRGKLLSICRLLPMAERNFNLIELGPWGTGKSFVYRESNPNAILISGGKVTVAQLFVNLSTGRVGLLGTWDTVAFDEVAGLKMSDGTVINMLKDYMESGSFARGKEEVPAEASIVLVGNTSRPHSDLVRAAHLFADLPPTMIDVAFLDRLHYYLPGWETPKLESRLFTDHFGFVSDYFAEALRQLRKQSFVRAIDNEFALGSHLSARDEKAVRKTVSGLLKILHPHGEWTHAELREYLEFALEGRRRVKEQLKKLAPHDYAKTAFSYVERDTGHEYWVDVAEQPDDLGTQFDFESGTAAEASAAWGKVPTAVSTEELISQGESKHVEFKQTGRINLHTKQRDPVIEQMVVKSIAGFMNAEGGTLLIGVTDSGEVFGIDKDLKTLGSKQNPDGFALWLNGLLDNLLGPIAAAAVKFQFDSYPEGTVCRVGVAPGTSPTFTKGKKGEANFYVRLNNATRLLNTADAIEYVHIRWQ from the coding sequence ATGCAACTCGATCAACTCGACAAGCTCGCCAACGAGACCTTCGCCGGTCGTGTCGTACGCAAGGATTTGGTCCGCCAGGTGAAGGTCGGCGCGAACGTGCCCGTCTACGTGCTGGAGTTTCTACTCGGAAAGTACTGCGCTTCCGATGATCCGTTCGCCATCGAGACCGGGCTGATGGTTGTGAACCAGACCCTGAAGGACAACTTCATCCGACCCGACGAATCCGAACTCGCCAAGGCACGGGTCAAGCAGAAGGGCCAGTACAGACTCATCGACAAGGTGGATGTCCGCCTTCTCGCCAGCGAGGACAAGTTCTGGGCCCACCTCCAGAACTTCAACGACAAGTTCGTCCACATTCCCGAAAACCTCGTCTACCAGTACGACCGATTGCTCCAGGGCGGAGCATGGTGCCAACTGGATCTCGTGTACAACGCCCTTGATGAGGAAGTTCAGAAACGGCCCTTCTACATTCGCGGGCTGAAGCCAATCCAGGTTGCCGCATTCGACGCGGACCAGTTCATCGAAGGGCGACGCCGGTTCAGCCGGGCAGCCTGGCTCGACCTCGTGATGCGCACGATCGGCCTCGAACCCCGAGAGTACGACCAGCGTGGGAAACTCCTATCCATATGCCGCCTGCTCCCAATGGCGGAACGGAACTTCAATTTGATCGAACTCGGACCGTGGGGAACCGGTAAGAGCTTCGTCTATCGGGAATCGAACCCCAACGCCATCCTTATCTCTGGAGGCAAGGTCACCGTCGCCCAACTCTTCGTGAACCTGTCAACGGGCCGGGTCGGCCTGCTGGGCACCTGGGATACCGTCGCCTTCGACGAGGTGGCCGGGCTGAAGATGTCCGATGGCACCGTCATCAACATGCTCAAGGACTACATGGAGTCCGGCTCCTTCGCCCGCGGGAAGGAAGAGGTACCCGCCGAAGCGTCGATCGTGCTTGTCGGGAACACCAGCCGCCCTCACAGCGATCTGGTCCGGGCGGCCCATCTGTTCGCCGACCTGCCACCGACGATGATCGACGTCGCCTTCCTCGACCGGCTCCACTATTACCTACCGGGTTGGGAGACCCCTAAGCTCGAATCCCGCCTCTTCACAGATCACTTCGGGTTCGTATCCGACTACTTCGCCGAAGCACTCCGCCAGTTGCGCAAGCAGAGCTTCGTCCGGGCCATCGACAACGAGTTCGCTCTAGGTAGCCACCTGTCAGCCCGAGACGAGAAGGCCGTCCGAAAGACCGTCTCCGGCCTGCTCAAGATCCTCCACCCCCACGGCGAATGGACCCACGCCGAACTGCGCGAGTACTTGGAGTTCGCGCTAGAGGGGCGACGTCGGGTCAAGGAACAACTGAAAAAGCTGGCGCCACACGACTACGCGAAAACCGCGTTTAGCTACGTCGAGCGCGACACAGGCCACGAGTACTGGGTCGACGTCGCCGAGCAGCCAGACGACTTGGGCACCCAGTTCGATTTCGAGTCTGGAACAGCCGCCGAAGCCTCGGCTGCCTGGGGCAAGGTCCCGACTGCGGTCTCGACCGAAGAACTCATTAGCCAGGGTGAGTCCAAGCACGTCGAGTTCAAGCAAACCGGACGCATCAACCTCCACACCAAGCAGCGGGATCCTGTCATCGAGCAGATGGTCGTCAAGTCGATCGCCGGCTTCATGAACGCTGAAGGCGGCACCCTCCTCATCGGTGTCACCGACTCTGGTGAAGTATTCGGAATCGACAAAGATCTCAAGACACTAGGCAGCAAGCAGAATCCGGACGGTTTCGCTCTCTGGCTGAACGGTCTGTTGGACAACCTTCTCGGCCCCATAGCCGCTGCCGCCGTGAAGTTCCAATTCGACAGCTACCCAGAAGGAACAGTCTGCCGCGTGGGTGTGGCTCCGGGTACCTCCCCGACCTTCACAAAGGGCAAGAAAGGAGAAGCCAACTTCTACGTCCGTCTAAACAATGCGACACGTCTACTAAACACCGCCGACGCTATTGAATACGTCCACATCCGTTGGCAGTAG
- a CDS encoding AAA family ATPase, producing the protein MKLRTVYIRFFRAFNFDYLRANHSQAVAYPWDTTEDGRFYPYIRLDIDPELTCIVGANESGKSQLLQAIECAMGTRRPKPSDFCRYSSYFTVSEEMKVPHFGLHFDKVTQDEEDSIIGIIGNAEITSCSSFRIFLTDNTESYLYLDNQSTRHPLSTEEIQQLRKLLPRLVHINPNLAIPNSVPISILADTDDQLGTGQTVTRLDRWALVDPIVAGAPTLLPRLGDPAALVEKLGIILQGTGSRMASTGTGNQGHEAELQLAHNLLMKVSRIHPSAFAELQTALRRADEGMANAIVATMNRHIDSHLNLTKWWSQDKQYRKGTVVRP; encoded by the coding sequence ATGAAACTCCGTACCGTATATATCAGGTTCTTTCGCGCATTCAACTTCGACTATCTCCGGGCGAACCACTCTCAGGCTGTTGCGTATCCTTGGGACACGACCGAGGACGGCCGCTTTTATCCGTACATTAGGCTTGATATCGACCCTGAGTTGACCTGCATAGTCGGGGCCAATGAGTCTGGTAAGAGTCAGCTTCTCCAGGCGATTGAATGTGCAATGGGTACGAGAAGGCCGAAGCCTTCCGACTTCTGTCGTTACTCGTCATACTTTACTGTATCTGAAGAAATGAAAGTGCCTCACTTCGGCCTTCACTTCGATAAGGTCACACAGGATGAAGAGGATTCGATCATTGGAATAATCGGCAATGCTGAAATTACTAGCTGCTCTTCGTTCCGCATCTTCCTAACCGACAACACAGAAAGCTACTTGTACCTTGATAACCAATCTACACGCCACCCTCTCTCCACCGAAGAAATCCAGCAACTCAGGAAGCTGTTGCCAAGGCTTGTTCATATTAATCCTAACCTTGCCATTCCCAACAGCGTACCGATATCGATTCTCGCCGATACCGATGACCAGCTCGGCACCGGTCAGACCGTAACTCGCCTTGATCGGTGGGCACTCGTCGACCCGATTGTCGCTGGCGCACCTACGCTTCTGCCACGACTTGGAGATCCAGCTGCACTGGTGGAGAAACTTGGGATCATACTTCAGGGTACAGGTTCGCGGATGGCGTCTACAGGCACCGGAAACCAAGGACATGAAGCGGAACTCCAGCTCGCCCACAATCTGTTGATGAAGGTTAGCCGGATTCATCCTTCTGCGTTCGCTGAACTTCAAACTGCCTTGAGAAGAGCTGACGAAGGCATGGCGAATGCAATTGTAGCTACCATGAATAGGCATATTGATAGCCACCTAAACCTTACGAAATGGTGGTCTCAGGACAAACAGTATAGAAAAGGAACTGTCGTTAGACCGTGA
- a CDS encoding NADH-quinone oxidoreductase subunit M: MDWFESAGLSLIVFLPAAGALALFAVPKAREDAQKWVALLTTGLTAVLAVAVAANFNYGGSEKFQFEVSQSWIPAIGARYHIGVDGISLPLLVLSAVVTVLAVIYSWDHWEEPRNVRGFLALILLLATGMNGTFVALDLVLFFIFFELVLLPMYFMIGIWGDSAKRRIPVLGRTVTMRLYAAIKFFLFTLFGSAFMLLGFLALYFRSGDFLGDNTFDIPTLIELGSRNAFGSGTFAFLVFGAMFLGFAVKVPMWPFHTWLPDAHTAAPTVGSVLLAAILLKLGSYAFLRISIPILPDMAREWAPFIGLLAVIGIIYGSLACLAQTDVKRLIAFSSVGHMGFVMLGIATMTDVGFNASLIGMVAHGLITGLLFFLAGSMHHRYHTREIARLGGNQKLMPWMGGIFAFTAMASLGLPGLAGFWGEFMSLLGAYRPLAGLSLSQFQTYMVIGAVGTVLTAGYMLWMLQRVNLGEPKAEWSEHEFHDVEPTEWLAWAPLIVAIVAIGVYPRIVLGATTDAVVNLARTAFGG; this comes from the coding sequence ATGGACTGGTTCGAATCCGCGGGGCTCAGCCTCATCGTGTTCCTGCCCGCTGCGGGCGCGCTAGCCCTGTTCGCCGTGCCGAAGGCCCGGGAGGACGCCCAGAAGTGGGTGGCCCTGCTGACCACCGGCCTGACCGCGGTGCTGGCCGTTGCGGTGGCCGCCAACTTCAACTACGGAGGGTCGGAGAAGTTCCAGTTCGAGGTCTCCCAGAGCTGGATCCCGGCCATAGGCGCCCGGTACCACATCGGGGTGGACGGCATCAGCCTGCCGCTCCTGGTCCTCTCCGCGGTGGTGACCGTGCTGGCTGTCATCTACTCGTGGGACCACTGGGAGGAGCCCCGCAACGTCCGGGGCTTCCTGGCCCTGATCCTGCTCCTGGCCACCGGCATGAACGGAACGTTCGTGGCGCTCGACCTGGTGCTCTTCTTCATCTTCTTCGAGCTGGTCCTGCTGCCCATGTACTTCATGATCGGGATCTGGGGGGACAGCGCCAAGCGCCGCATCCCGGTGCTGGGCCGGACGGTGACGATGCGGCTGTACGCGGCCATCAAGTTCTTCCTCTTCACCCTGTTCGGCTCGGCCTTCATGCTGCTCGGTTTCCTCGCCCTCTACTTCCGGTCCGGCGACTTCCTCGGGGACAACACGTTCGACATCCCGACCCTGATCGAGCTCGGGTCGCGGAACGCCTTCGGGAGCGGCACGTTCGCCTTCCTGGTGTTCGGGGCGATGTTCCTGGGCTTCGCCGTGAAGGTGCCCATGTGGCCCTTCCACACCTGGCTCCCCGACGCCCACACGGCCGCGCCGACGGTCGGCTCGGTGCTCCTGGCGGCGATCCTGCTGAAGCTCGGTTCCTACGCCTTCCTGCGGATCAGCATCCCGATCCTCCCCGACATGGCCCGGGAGTGGGCGCCCTTCATCGGCCTGCTGGCGGTGATCGGCATCATCTACGGCTCCCTGGCCTGCCTGGCCCAGACCGACGTGAAGCGCCTGATCGCCTTCTCCTCGGTGGGGCACATGGGCTTCGTCATGCTCGGCATCGCCACCATGACCGATGTGGGCTTCAACGCCTCGCTGATCGGCATGGTCGCCCACGGCCTGATCACCGGCCTGCTCTTCTTCCTGGCCGGCTCGATGCATCACCGTTACCACACCCGCGAGATCGCCCGCCTGGGCGGCAACCAGAAGCTCATGCCCTGGATGGGCGGCATCTTCGCCTTCACCGCCATGGCCTCGCTGGGACTGCCCGGCCTGGCCGGGTTCTGGGGCGAGTTCATGTCGCTCCTGGGCGCCTACCGTCCCCTGGCCGGGCTCAGCCTCAGCCAGTTCCAGACCTACATGGTGATCGGCGCCGTCGGGACCGTCCTCACCGCCGGGTACATGCTGTGGATGCTCCAGCGGGTCAACCTCGGCGAGCCCAAGGCCGAGTGGTCCGAGCACGAGTTCCATGACGTGGAGCCCACCGAGTGGCTGGCCTGGGCGCCGCTGATCGTGGCCATCGTGGCCATCGGCGTCTACCCGCGGATCGTCTTGGGGGCCACCACCGACGCGGTGGTGAACCTGGCCCGGACCGCCTTCGGAGGCTGA